DNA sequence from the Arthrobacter sp. V1I9 genome:
ACACCGTGAACCGGGAGAACCCGATTGACGGCAAGATCATCATGTCCAACCTGTGCTCGGAAATCCTCCAGGTTTCCCAGCCCACCACGTACAACGATGACCTGTCCTATGCGGACACCGGCAAGGACATCTCCTGCAACCTGGGCTCGCTGAACATCGCCAAGGCCATGGACTCGCCGGACTTCGGCCTGACCATCGAGACGGCCATCCGCTCGCTCTCGGCGGTGTCCGACATGTCCAACATCACCTCGGTGCCGTCCATCGCCAAGGGCAACGACCAGAGCCACGCCATTGGGCTGGGCCAGATGAACCTGCACGGCTACCTGGCCCGCGAGCGGGTCCACTACGGTTCCGAAGAGGGCCTGGACTTCACCAACATCTACTTCTATTCGGTGGTGTACCACGCAGTCCGTGCCTCCAACCTGCTGGCCATCGAAACCGGCCAGACCTTCGGCGGCTTCGAGAAGTCCAAGTACGCCTCCGGTGAGTTCTTCAACAAGTACACGGAGCAGGAGTGGGTGCCGCAGACCGAGAAGGTGGCGGAGCTGTTCAAGAACGTGCACATTCCGACGCAGGCTGATTGGCTGGCGCTGAAGGCTTCCGTCATGGAGCACGGCATCTACAACCAGAACCTGCAGGCCGTCCCGCCGACCGGCTCGATCTCCTACATCAACAACTCCACCTCCTCGATCCACCCGGTGGCGTCCAAGATCGAGATCCGCAAGGAAGGCAAGCTGGGCCGCGTGTACTACCCGGCTCCGTACCTGACGAACGACAACCTGGAGTACTACCAGGACGCGTATGAGATCGGTTACGAGAAGGTCATTGACACCTACGCTGCCGCCACCCAGCACGTGGACCAAGGCCTGTCCCTGACGCTGTTCTTCAAGGACACCGCCACCACGCGCGACATCAACAAGGCGCAGATTTATGCCTGGAAGAAGGGCATCAAGACCATCTACTACATCCGTCTCCGCCAGCTCGCGCTGGAAGGGACGGAGGTGGAGGGCTGTGTTTCTTGTGCCCTATGACAACTCGAATCGGTTGATTACTATTCATTAGGGGATGAATGATGGAAACGACGACGGCGACGGGCGGCTTGGTCTACGGCATCCGGCTTCGGCGGGAGGTCGAGTACCGCTATGTCGGCATCACCACCAAGACGGCTAGTCGTCGTTTCCATCAGCACCTTCGCGTGGCCGCGGAAGGGCGCAAAACTCCCTTCTACGACTGGCTTCGGAAACAGGACCAATCTGAAGTCATTGCAGACGAGTTGGACTGGATCGAAGGGTTGCCCGAGTTGGGGCAGGCCGAGATGGACTGGATCAGCTACCTGCGCCGGGAGGGCGACCGTCTCCTGAACCTTTCCGAGGGTGGCCTTGGCCCGACGGGTGTTGTCTGGACAGAAGCCATGCGGGAAGCCGCTCGTATCCGTTCCACGGGTCGCAAGATCAAGCGAGCGTCGGGGCCAGGGGCTTCCTTCTACGGCAAGAACCACACCGTGGAGCAGCGCGAAAAGTGGTCCCGGGAACGCAAGGGCACGTATCTGGGAGCTGAAAACCCGAACTATGGGAAGTTCGGTCCAGAGCATCCAGGATTCGGACACACGGTCAGCGAAGAGACCCGCAAGGCCCTTTCGGAAGCAAAGAAGGGCGCCGGCAATCCCAACTTCGGCAAGAAGGCCAGCGCGGAAACGCGTGCGAAAATGTCAGCAGTACGGAAGGGTCGTCCAATGCCTTCCAGCCAGCGCAGCGCCCACACCAGACATCACACCAACAAAGGCCTCGAGAAAGCCGACTGCAGGTATTGCGTCGAGGACTCAGCCAAACCAAGTCTCTCTTCAGAAAGTGAGTCGGAGTCATGACCGAAAAAGTAAAGCTTCTCAGCCATGTTGAGGCGATCAACTGGAACCGCATCCAGGACGAGAAGGACGTTGAGGTCTGGAACCGGCTCGTCAACAACTTCTGGCTGCCGGAGAAGGTGCCGCTGTCCAACGACGTCCAGTCCTGGAACACGCTCACCCATGACGAGCAGCAACTCACCATGCGTGTGTTCACCGGCCTGACCCTGCTGGACACCATCCAGGGCACCGTCGGTGCAGTCTCCCTGATTCCGGACGCGCTCACCCCGCACGAGGAAGCCGTCTACACGAACATCGCCTTCATGGAGTCCGTGCACGCCAAGAGCTATTCCTCCATCTTCTCCACGCTGGCCTCCACCAAGGAGATTGACGAGGCGTTCCGCTGGTCCACCGAGAATGAAAACCTTCAGAAGAAGGCCCAGATCGTGATGGACTACTACCAGGGCGACGACCCCCTGAAGCGCAAGGTGGCCTCCACACTGCTGGAGAGCTTCCTGTTCTACTCGGGCTTCTACCTGCCCATGTACTGGTCCTCCCGCGCCAAGCTGACGAACACGGCTGACCTGATCCGCCTGATCATTCGCGATGAAGCCGTCCATGGCTACTACATCGGCTACAAGTTCCAGCGGGCCCTCGAAACGGTTTCTGCCGAGCGCCGGCAGGAGATCAAGGACTACACCTTCGAACTGCTCTTCGAGCTGTACGAAAACGAAGTCCAGTACACGCACGACCTCTACGACGGTGTCGGCCTGGCCGAGGACGTCAAGAAGTTCCTGCACTACAACGCCAACAAGGCGCTCATGAACCTGGGCTACGAAGCAATGTTCCCGGCCTCCGTCACCGACGTGAACCCGGCGATCCTTTCTGCGCTGTCCCCGAACGCGGACGAGAACCACGACTTCTTCTCCGGGTCTGGCTCTTCGTACGTGATCGGCAAGGCCGTCAACACCGAAGACGAGGACTGGGACTTCTAGGTCAGGCCTTCACCATCGCCACCAGCTGCTAAAGCCCCGTCTGCAAGACTCAGCGAAGCGGCAAGCTGGAGCAAGTGCCGCTATTCCTGACGGCCCCCGCACATTGCGTGCGGGGGCCGTCGTGGTTTTACTTGTTAGCAGGTCGGAACGATCAACCAACGGCGAGCGAAAAACGAAAGCATAATACAGTGAGCGGGATAGGGCGCGGCATAGGCGTTCAAATCACGACTTTTTCGAGTCTGGCTACCAAGCTGTCAAGAATTGGACTGGCCTGGGGATTGAGTCCCTCCGTACCAACCCGCTCAATTTCTTCTACCAGACGAATCTTGACAGTGTCGACGGTGTAAGTGTCGTCGGGCTTTCCGATGGTCCTCAGGAAGGGTTTGACCTGGTTGCTCCACTTTTTTTCATCGTTCCAGGGTTCAAATGAAGCGACGTCGGCGGCGAACATCTGATTCATGACCCTGTGATGTATTTCCTTGGAATAAAAATCTTCAAGCTCTTTATTGAAGAAGCCGCCGGGAGACACCAGGAATATGTTCTCGACGGGCACCAATGTGTCATCGCCTAGTTTTTTAAGCGTGTTTTTGCCGTCATTGTCGTTGTCGATCAGCGCAAACATAGTGGTCGGCTCTATGAGCAAGTGCTTGGCTGCAGCAGTCAATCCGCTGCCCCCACCGGAGGGTCGGATCTTGATGGAGCCATCAATCAGTGCTCCCTCAATGCGCGATGACTTCTCTGAGAGGA
Encoded proteins:
- a CDS encoding NUMOD3 domain-containing DNA-binding protein, translating into MMETTTATGGLVYGIRLRREVEYRYVGITTKTASRRFHQHLRVAAEGRKTPFYDWLRKQDQSEVIADELDWIEGLPELGQAEMDWISYLRREGDRLLNLSEGGLGPTGVVWTEAMREAARIRSTGRKIKRASGPGASFYGKNHTVEQREKWSRERKGTYLGAENPNYGKFGPEHPGFGHTVSEETRKALSEAKKGAGNPNFGKKASAETRAKMSAVRKGRPMPSSQRSAHTRHHTNKGLEKADCRYCVEDSAKPSLSSESESES
- the nrdF gene encoding class 1b ribonucleoside-diphosphate reductase subunit beta; protein product: MTEKVKLLSHVEAINWNRIQDEKDVEVWNRLVNNFWLPEKVPLSNDVQSWNTLTHDEQQLTMRVFTGLTLLDTIQGTVGAVSLIPDALTPHEEAVYTNIAFMESVHAKSYSSIFSTLASTKEIDEAFRWSTENENLQKKAQIVMDYYQGDDPLKRKVASTLLESFLFYSGFYLPMYWSSRAKLTNTADLIRLIIRDEAVHGYYIGYKFQRALETVSAERRQEIKDYTFELLFELYENEVQYTHDLYDGVGLAEDVKKFLHYNANKALMNLGYEAMFPASVTDVNPAILSALSPNADENHDFFSGSGSSYVIGKAVNTEDEDWDF